One part of the Oncorhynchus clarkii lewisi isolate Uvic-CL-2024 chromosome 7, UVic_Ocla_1.0, whole genome shotgun sequence genome encodes these proteins:
- the LOC139412689 gene encoding proline-rich protein 2-like yields the protein MHFSDGLQCLLLYWGRGEGVHTHTIKPLLFCELCLAGQWDCFNTAQPQPHPSTTQLNPRPAQGQPQASPTPTPGQPNPRPAQLQPQPQAQAQASPTPAPGQLNPRSAQPHPSTTQLNPKPAQPNPTPGQPNPNPNPGQPSPKPGQPKPTPGPGQPNPNPRPAQPQPQARPGQPNPNPSPAPPPNPGQPNPTPTQASPAQPQAQASPTPPHPSPSPTPPQISPAQPNPRLRPSPSPRPAQPNPTPAQPNPSPRPGQPNPTPAQPQPQPQARPGQPNPTPPQPSPAQPQAQPQPQTSPAQPHPSPTPAPAPAPGQARPAQPHPSPAQPNPSPRPGQPSPTPGQPNHSPSPAPPQASPAQPQPQASPAQPHPRPAQPSPTTAPAQPNPTPGQPRPTSVQSSPTPAQPQATPIPGQPNPRPAQPQASQTPGHPNPRPAKPQATPIPGQPNPRPAKPQATPIPGQPNPRPPQTQASQTPGHPNPRPAKPQATPIPGQSNPRPPQSQASQTPGHPNPRPAKPQATPIPGQPNPRPPQSQASQTPGHHNPRPPQSQASQTPGHPNPRPAKHDFD from the coding sequence ATGCACTTCAGTGACGGTCTGCAGTGTCTTCTATTGtattgggggaggggggagggtgtacacacacacacaataaagccCCTATTGTTCTGTGAGCTGTGTCTGGCCGGACAATGGGACTGCTTTAATAcagcccagccccagccccatcccaGCACAACCCAGCTCAACCCCAGGCCAGCCCAAGGCCAGCCCCAGGCCAGCCCGACCCCCACCCCAGGCCAGCCCAACCCCAGGCCAGCCCaactccaaccccagccccaggcccaggcccaggccagcccaaccccagccccaggccAGCTCAACCCCAGGTCAGCCCAGCCCCATCCCAGCACAACCCAGCTCAACCCCAAGCCAGCCCAACCCAACCCCACCCCAGGCcagcccaaccccaaccccaacccaggCCAGCCCAGCCCAAAACCAGGCCAGCCCAAACCCACCCCAGGCCCAGGCcagcccaaccccaaccccaggccagcccaaccccaaccccaggccaggccaggccagcccaaccctaacccaagcccAGCACCACCCCCAAACCCAGGCCAGcccaacccaaccccaacccAGGCCAGCCCAGCCCAACCCCAGGCCCAGGCCAGCccaaccccaccccaccccagccccagcccaacCCCACCCCAgatcagcccagcccagcccaacccCAGGCTCaggcccagccccagccccagaccagcccagcccaaccccaccccagcccagcccaaccccagccccaggccAGGCCAGCCCAACCCCACCCcagcccaaccccagccccagccccaggccaggccaggccagcccaaccccaccccaccccagcccagcccagcccaaccccaggcccaaccccagccccagacCAGCCCAGCCCAACCCCACCCcagcccaaccccagccccagccccagccccaggccaggccaggccagcccaaccccaccccagcccagcccagcccaaccccagccccaggccAGGCCAGCCCAGCCCAACCCCAGGCCAGCCCAACCACAGCCCCAGCCCAGCACCACCCCAGGCCAGCCCAGCCCAACCACAGCCCCaagccagcccagcccagccccaccccaggccagcccagcccagcccaaccACAGCCCCAGCCCAGCCCAACCCCACCCCAGGCCAGCCCAGGCCAACCTCAGTCCAGTCTAGCCCAACCCCAGCCCAACCCCAGGCCACCCCAATCCCAGGCCAGCCAAACCCCAGGCCAGCCCAACCACAGGCCAGCCAAACCCCAGGCCACCCCAATCCCAGGCCAGCCAAACCCCAGGCCACCCCAATCCCAGGCCAGCCAAACCCCAGGCCAGCCAAACCCCAGGCCACCCCAATCCCAGGCCAGCCAAACCCCAGGCCACCCCAAACACAGGCCAGCCAAACCCCAGGCCACCCCAATCCCAGGCCAGCCAAACCCCAGGCCACCCCAATCCCAGGCCAGTCAAACCCCAGGCCACCCCAATCCCAGGCCAGCCAAACCCCAGGCCACCCCAATCCCAGGCCAGCCAAACCCCAGGCCACCCCAATCCCAGGGCAGCCAAACCCCAGGCCACCCCAATCCCAGGCCAGCCAAACCCCAGGCCACCACAACCCCAGGCCACCCCAATCCCAGGCCAGCCAAACCCCAGGCCACCCCAATCCCAGGCCAGCCAAACATGATTTTGATTAG